The Montipora foliosa isolate CH-2021 chromosome 14, ASM3666993v2, whole genome shotgun sequence genome window below encodes:
- the LOC137985600 gene encoding zinc finger protein 431-like: MADSGDNGCPNGGQVILDLQKFQIQPMDTLNTEHLQLLILTANPTPDNRSVENISSLPFSNSPHLTVTVPSENVAAVVSEGGTALVSEDAALFLQDHIANTTTLSEPVPDAGESLTNASAVNEKRFKCPQCEKHYSTPASLIRHIKTHSNEKPFKCDHCSKVFSRLSSLKRHQGSHAAERPFKCTVCGWAFLQNSDLKIHERTHTGEKPFACDRCEQAFGCKKRLRAHYRKHTGEKPYKCPECEKSFSMRKNVIQHIRIHTGERPFTCDVCKKTYRHQHTLKKHKQLHTVKCSPSLSSATGSSEEVVVWPRKKKTPATTMSAQNSDSPSRKKSSKSEKKPSGQATDEKTEDNEGSTTKSTEQEKASADENNLKTTHSNDEAVDAREVQEPTEDTRDKEHLDGLTLPSNPTTSKNCDGNMDSSACAEDVENSEPALADNSTVVIVQEIARIVAAPGADQDSSSGSNNFKCPHCEKCLSGPSSLSRHLKTHNQEKPFRCVPCDKVFSRLSSLKRHQGGHAQERPFKCTVCGWTFLQNSDLKIHERTHTGEKPFACDRCEQTFGCKKRLRAHYRKHTGEKPYKCPECEKSFSMKKNVIQHLRIHTGERPFTCLVCKKTFRHQHTLKKHIRLHADKNEALEEYIQKIKDNKESDSRDEVNEADQMEVEIVIVEKGQENTESEENEEVEKEAQTTQQREMVINEAGKENSAEETGVGNVAQAATMGKEMEMERAEKKKEFEHREQVAVMEGKEVKEPERIEDRRICAEEKEQMEAVSHVELMNATSKDGQETVEISEEEGNN, encoded by the exons ATGGCGGACAGTGGCGACAATGGTTGCCCAAACGG GGGGCAGGTTATCCTTGATCTTCAAAAGTTTCAAATACAACCCATGGACACCCTCAATACAGAACATTTGCAGCTGTTGATCTTGACTGCTAATCCCACTCCTGACAATCGGAGTGTTGAGAACATCTCATCTTTGCCATTCTCTAACTCCCCCCATTTGACTGTCACTGTGCCTTCTGAGAATGTGGCTGCAGTGGTTTCAGAAGGTGGCACAGCATTGGTGTCGGAAGATGCAGCTTTGTTCTTACAAGATCACATTGCCAATACTACCACTTTGTCAGAGCCAGTTCCTGATGCTGGTGAGAGCTTGACCAACGCTTCTGCAGTGAACGAGAAGCGATTTAAATGTCCTCAGTGTGAAAAGCACTACTCTACACCAGCAAGCCTGATTCGACACATCAAAACCCACAGTAACGAAAAGCCATTCAAGTGTGACCACTGTAGCAAGGTGTTTTCACGACTGTCAAGCTTGAAGAGGCACCAGGGCTCCCATGCAGCTGAGAGACCATTCAAGTGTACAGTTTGTGGATGGGCGTTTCTGCAGAATTCAGATTTGAAGATCCATGAAAGAActcatactggagaaaagccgtTTGCATGTGACCGTTGCGAGCAGGCCTTTGGATGCAAAAAGCGATTGCGAGCCCACTACAGGAAGCACACTGGTGAAAAGCCCTATAAGTGTCCAGAGTGTGAAAAAAGCTTTTCCATGAGGAAAAATGTGATCCAACACATCAGAATTCACACTGGTGAAAGACCCTTTACATGCGATGTGTGTAAGAAGACTTATCGTCATCAGCATACTCTGAAGAAACACAAACAGCTTCATACAGTCAAATGCTCCCCTTCATTGTCAAG TGCAACAGGAAGCAGCGAGGAAGTTGTTGTTTGGCCTCGCAAGAAGAAAACACCTGCCACAACAATGTCAGCTCAGAACTCTGACAGTCCTAGCAG GAAGAAGTCAAGTAAGTCAGAAAAGAAACCCAGTGGACAAGCAACAGACGA gaaaacagaaGACAATGAAGGATCAACTACTAAATCCACAGAACAAGAGAAGGCCAGTGCAGATGAGAATAATTTGAAAACGACGCACAG TAACGACGAAGCTGTTGACGCTCGTGAGGTACAAGAACCAACAGAAGATACGCGGGATAAAGAGCATTTGGATGGACTGACTTTGCCAAGTAACCCCACCACCAGCAAAAATTGTGACGGGAACATGGATTCCAGCGCATGCGCTGAAGACGTGGAAAATAGTGAACCCGCATTGGCAGACAACAGCACAGTAGTTATTGTGCAAGAAATCGCTCGCATTGTTGCTGCACCAGGTGCTGACCAAGATTCGTCGTCTGGCAGTAATAATTTTAAATGCCCTCACTGTGAGAAGTGTCTCTCCGGCCCTTCGAGCCTCAGCCGCCACTTAAAGACGCACAACCAAGAAAAACCGTTTAGATGTGTTCCATGCGACAAGGTGTTTTCCAGGCTGTCGAGTTTGAAGAGACACCAAGGCGGGCATGCGCAGGAGCGACCGTTCAAATGTACCGTGTGTGGTTGGACCTTCCTTCAGAATTCAGATTTGAAGATCCACGAACGAACTCACACGGgggaaaagccatttgcatGTGACCGCTGTGAACAAACGTTTGGATGCAAAAAACGACTGAGAGCCCACTACAGGAAGCACACAGGCGAGAAACCCTACAAGTGTCCGGAGTGTGAAAAGAGCTTTTCCATGAAGAAAAATGTGATCCAGCATCTTCGGATCCACACTGGCGAGAGGCCTTTCACTTGCTTGGTCTGCAAGAAGACGTTCCGTCACCAGCATACCCTGAAAAAACACATTCGACTGCACGCAGATAAAAACGAAGCCCTGGAAGAGTACATTCAGAAAATCAAGGACAACAAAGAGTCAGATTCGAGGGATGAAGTGAATGAAGCGGATCAAATGGAAGTTGAGATAGTGATTGTAGAAAAGGGTCAAGAAAATACGGAGTCAGAGGAGAACGAAGAAGTGGAGAAGGAAGCGCAGACCACTCAACAAAGGGAAATGGTAATTAACGAAGCTGGGAAGGAGAATAGCGCTGAAGAAACTGGAGTGGGAAATGTTGCTCAAGCTGCCACAATGGgaaaggaaatggaaatggaaagagctgaaaaaaagaaagagtttGAGCACAGGGAACAGGTTGCAGTTATGGAAGGAAAAGAGGTGAAAGAGCCGGAGAGAATCGAAGATCGAAGGATATGCGCCGAAGAAAAAGAGCAAATGGAAGCAGTTTCTCATGTTGAATTGATGAATGCGACTTCAAAAGATGGACAGGAGACAGTGGAAATCAGTGAAGAGGAAGGGAATAATTAG